From the Paenibacillus sp. FSL H8-0548 genome, one window contains:
- a CDS encoding ATP-binding cassette domain-containing protein, which translates to MGEIFLEQAIQIEMKKITVAPPIMLEGQMRRAIVKDVSITIHQGEWITLLGRNGSGKSTVAKVAAGYRVAGAAGQVIRNIQTAAKGRPLPIVMQQPEAGMIGATPWEDVVLMLEQNELPGDEIPLKAELALRSVGMGERLHQSIETLSGGQKQLVAIAGCIAMSSPLLVLDEVTAMLDPEASSSVMEQVRGLHKSGVTVIWITQKLEELQEADRIIAMDEGAIVFDGQAETWFARTAPLQKDSICERLCFEAPYAAQVAWELQEQGVQLSPFPFTAELLAKAVKQYGR; encoded by the coding sequence TTGGGTGAAATTTTTTTGGAACAAGCGATTCAAATTGAAATGAAGAAAATTACGGTTGCGCCGCCGATTATGTTAGAAGGTCAGATGCGCAGGGCGATTGTTAAAGACGTTTCTATTACGATACATCAAGGCGAATGGATAACGCTGCTTGGCCGCAATGGAAGCGGGAAGAGTACCGTTGCTAAAGTAGCCGCGGGCTATCGTGTAGCTGGCGCTGCAGGACAAGTGATCAGAAATATACAGACAGCAGCGAAGGGAAGGCCGCTTCCTATCGTCATGCAGCAGCCAGAGGCAGGGATGATTGGCGCGACGCCGTGGGAGGATGTTGTGCTGATGCTTGAACAGAATGAGCTTCCAGGCGATGAAATTCCGTTGAAGGCGGAGCTGGCTCTGCGAAGCGTAGGCATGGGCGAGCGGCTTCATCAGTCCATCGAAACGTTATCGGGAGGACAGAAGCAGCTGGTTGCGATTGCTGGCTGCATCGCAATGAGCTCTCCATTGCTCGTTCTCGACGAGGTGACTGCTATGCTGGACCCAGAAGCTTCGAGCTCTGTGATGGAGCAAGTAAGAGGACTGCATAAGAGCGGTGTAACGGTTATATGGATTACACAGAAGCTGGAGGAGCTGCAAGAGGCTGATCGAATCATTGCTATGGATGAAGGAGCAATCGTATTTGACGGACAAGCGGAGACTTGGTTTGCTAGAACAGCTCCACTTCAGAAGGACAGCATATGCGAGCGGCTTTGCTTCGAGGCCCCCTATGCAGCGCAGGTGGCATGGGAGCTTCAGGAGCAAGGTGTGCAGCTGTCGCCATTTCCATTCACGGCAGAGCTGCTGGCAAAGGCGGTGAAGCAGTATGGGCGCTGA
- a CDS encoding ATP-binding cassette domain-containing protein has protein sequence MGADWQLQEVNVYAGSSADKRQLLKRVSHTFKAGEITLLIGRNGAGKSTLLETMAGIRMMESGDISLGGDPLWMVHKRKDRLNRSAALKLGLAMQSSESQWFASTVREEFLYSLKPYGVEGELAQERMERALSEAGLPQEVLTQDPWTLSGGQQRRLSLACLLACEPEWLLLDEPTAGLDAVGIRRLCAVLEAHRAAGRGAVVATHDLDALLPLADAVAVVSGGTVRAAAPAAAIAHAAAAPQALRVLAQLRAEAALPPQEPAPSDGAPWPAPREVAAGLAAELRRRAADRTAGSSIEPANVAVQEATPTQEDAGAKELTQANTQTVKSEWLRADRFDPRALVLAYLILAASILTQKTAVELLLAASATLLLIIPLRTLIWPWARVIRAYTIMIIMFCIIGGISFAPIAFEWAKAWPIVLRFGKLLLIMLLGMPLLKLMTPYRLQRSIEQTFGWLGRFRVPIHSFALIVTLIFRFIPLLTGEWERFAKLAHARGKAITPLRTVPFNHLLSVLIPYVRSILRLAEQMADALEARGFGYTKRKPTYAFRLAFGRYDACLLSIAGASGLTLFLLASFL, from the coding sequence ATGGGCGCTGATTGGCAGCTGCAAGAAGTTAATGTTTATGCAGGAAGCAGTGCGGATAAGAGGCAGCTGCTTAAGCGTGTCAGTCACACTTTTAAAGCAGGTGAAATTACGCTGCTCATCGGGCGAAACGGAGCGGGGAAATCGACGCTGCTGGAGACGATGGCAGGAATTCGAATGATGGAGTCAGGCGATATTTCACTTGGCGGAGATCCGCTGTGGATGGTGCATAAACGTAAAGATCGGCTGAATCGCAGCGCCGCATTAAAGCTGGGCTTAGCGATGCAAAGCTCGGAATCGCAGTGGTTTGCATCCACCGTTAGGGAGGAATTTCTATATTCGCTGAAGCCCTATGGCGTGGAAGGCGAGCTCGCTCAGGAGCGGATGGAGCGGGCGCTCTCCGAGGCAGGACTGCCGCAGGAGGTGCTGACGCAAGATCCGTGGACGCTTAGCGGCGGGCAGCAGCGACGGCTTTCACTCGCCTGCCTGCTGGCGTGTGAACCGGAATGGCTGCTGCTCGACGAGCCGACAGCGGGGTTAGACGCTGTCGGTATACGCCGCCTGTGCGCGGTGCTTGAGGCGCACAGGGCGGCGGGGCGCGGAGCGGTCGTTGCCACGCACGACCTCGACGCGCTGCTGCCGCTGGCGGACGCGGTCGCCGTGGTCAGCGGCGGCACGGTCCGCGCAGCGGCTCCTGCGGCGGCGATCGCGCATGCCGCAGCTGCGCCGCAGGCGCTTCGCGTGCTGGCGCAGCTGCGCGCTGAGGCGGCTTTGCCGCCGCAGGAGCCGGCGCCAAGCGACGGGGCGCCGTGGCCAGCGCCGCGCGAGGTAGCGGCGGGGCTGGCAGCGGAGCTGCGGCGGCGAGCGGCGGATCGCACCGCGGGCAGCAGCATAGAGCCTGCGAACGTAGCGGTACAGGAAGCGACTCCGACTCAGGAGGATGCTGGCGCGAAGGAGCTCACGCAAGCGAACACACAGACGGTGAAATCCGAATGGCTCCGCGCTGATCGTTTTGATCCACGGGCGCTGGTGCTCGCTTATCTAATTTTGGCAGCCAGCATATTAACACAAAAAACAGCAGTGGAGCTGCTGCTTGCTGCTTCAGCCACACTGCTGTTGATCATCCCTTTGCGAACACTCATATGGCCTTGGGCTCGCGTAATACGCGCGTATACGATCATGATTATTATGTTTTGCATTATTGGAGGAATTAGCTTTGCTCCTATTGCCTTCGAATGGGCTAAAGCTTGGCCGATCGTGCTTCGGTTTGGCAAGCTGCTGTTGATTATGCTCCTTGGCATGCCGCTGCTTAAGCTGATGACGCCGTATCGGCTCCAGCGCTCTATTGAGCAGACCTTTGGCTGGCTTGGAAGATTTAGAGTGCCTATTCACTCCTTCGCACTAATTGTTACCCTTATTTTTCGGTTTATCCCGCTGCTAACCGGAGAGTGGGAGCGCTTCGCAAAGCTTGCTCATGCAAGAGGGAAGGCAATTACACCGCTTCGAACAGTACCCTTCAATCATTTATTATCGGTGCTGATTCCATACGTTCGATCTATTCTGCGCCTTGCGGAGCAAATGGCAGATGCCTTGGAAGCGCGGGGGTTTGGCTACACGAAGCGAAAACCAACCTACGCCTTTCGCCTGGCATTTGGCCGCTATGATGCTTGTTTGCTCAGCATTGCCGGGGCAAGCGGGCTAACACTGTTCTTGCTCGCCAGCTTTCTGTAG
- a CDS encoding HAD-IA family hydrolase: MMRPQLVLDIGGVLATNLSPLLWQLLAAEAAVSEDTLYFQYKQEISEQLWTGHISEAQFWKWITAYAPSLTMKQAKAIIEQSLRPLPALEKIAEWSVHADIHLLSNHLSAWVEPIVLPIKPYLKSVTISSEAALKKPDRAIFTRLAAQLPQSSYVLFIDDQNKNIEQAASLGWHTLLADESGGWISLVHTLLQKAGEQEQC; the protein is encoded by the coding sequence ATGATGAGACCACAGCTTGTCCTTGATATTGGAGGCGTTCTTGCAACTAATTTATCCCCGCTCCTCTGGCAGCTTTTAGCCGCTGAAGCAGCTGTTTCAGAAGATACACTATATTTTCAATACAAGCAGGAAATCAGCGAGCAGCTTTGGACTGGACATATATCTGAAGCACAGTTTTGGAAATGGATTACTGCTTATGCACCATCGTTAACGATGAAGCAAGCGAAAGCGATAATAGAACAAAGTTTGCGGCCGTTGCCAGCACTTGAGAAAATAGCCGAATGGAGTGTACATGCAGATATTCATCTGCTAAGCAATCATCTGAGCGCTTGGGTGGAACCGATCGTTCTGCCGATCAAGCCTTATTTGAAAAGCGTTACGATTTCCAGCGAGGCGGCTCTCAAAAAGCCGGATCGTGCTATTTTCACAAGGTTGGCTGCGCAGCTCCCACAGTCAAGCTATGTATTATTCATCGATGACCAGAACAAAAACATTGAACAAGCAGCGTCGCTCGGATGGCATACGCTGCTTGCCGATGAGTCTGGCGGGTGGATTTCGCTCGTTCACACCCTCCTACAGAAAGCTGGCGAGCAAGAACAGTGTTAG
- a CDS encoding MFS transporter, which yields MNPTSASQRLLFTAITILYWTSMFVYVPTLSPYLSDRGFSLSLIGIVLGSYGFVQMLVRFPLGILSDRFGKRKPFIVLGMLAGGVSCMLFLIPGLWIWPLAGRMMAGICASTWVAFTVLYASYFGAGQTGRAMGNISVMTVIGQMIGMLLSGWLTDGFHVNAPFVFGAVIAFIGLLLALMLKEPIAAQRDQPGMSFTMIKNVVRTKTLLQVSLLSILAHGILFITMFGFTPLKAAEMGSSGLQLTLLVFAFMLPYAISSLVTARWFTPRFGYWGTIGAGFLLSAICTGAMALSSSFEMLIATQAINGFAQGLHIPLLLGLAIRDVELAGRATAMGLYQALYAIGMFSGPFLAGWLNDGWGLNGGFVFGLLLGVIAFGFVIVWAMKERKPAVKLVKTYAEEHRG from the coding sequence ATGAATCCCACATCCGCTTCCCAACGATTGCTGTTTACTGCCATTACCATTTTATACTGGACGTCTATGTTTGTATATGTTCCTACCTTATCCCCCTATTTAAGTGATCGGGGCTTCTCCCTGTCTCTTATTGGGATCGTTTTGGGAAGCTACGGCTTCGTTCAGATGCTCGTTCGTTTTCCGCTCGGAATTCTGTCGGATCGTTTCGGCAAACGCAAGCCGTTTATTGTGCTCGGAATGCTGGCCGGCGGAGTCAGCTGCATGCTGTTTCTTATTCCCGGCTTATGGATATGGCCGCTGGCAGGCAGAATGATGGCTGGAATATGCGCCTCTACCTGGGTAGCCTTTACGGTGCTTTATGCCAGTTATTTTGGCGCAGGGCAGACCGGACGCGCCATGGGCAACATTAGTGTGATGACTGTCATTGGTCAAATGATCGGCATGCTCCTCAGCGGCTGGCTTACGGACGGCTTTCATGTGAATGCTCCGTTTGTTTTTGGCGCTGTCATTGCGTTTATCGGCTTGCTGCTTGCGCTTATGCTTAAAGAACCGATAGCAGCACAACGCGATCAGCCCGGCATGTCGTTTACAATGATTAAAAATGTCGTGCGAACCAAAACACTGCTGCAAGTTTCACTGCTCTCCATTCTCGCACATGGCATTCTCTTTATTACGATGTTTGGCTTTACACCGCTCAAAGCAGCAGAAATGGGCTCCAGTGGCTTACAGCTCACCTTGCTCGTATTCGCTTTTATGCTGCCGTATGCCATCTCCTCTCTTGTAACAGCAAGATGGTTCACTCCTCGCTTCGGGTATTGGGGTACGATTGGAGCTGGATTTTTACTCAGTGCGATATGCACGGGGGCTATGGCGTTATCCAGCTCATTTGAGATGCTAATCGCAACGCAAGCGATAAATGGCTTTGCTCAAGGGCTGCATATTCCGTTATTGCTCGGACTAGCTATTCGAGATGTGGAGCTTGCAGGACGTGCAACGGCTATGGGCTTGTATCAGGCTTTATACGCTATAGGAATGTTCTCCGGACCGTTCCTTGCTGGATGGCTTAATGATGGCTGGGGGCTTAATGGCGGCTTTGTATTCGGCTTATTGCTTGGAGTAATCGCATTCGGTTTTGTTATCGTCTGGGCGATGAAGGAGCGCAAACCTGCTGTTAAGCTGGTGAAGACATATGCAGAGGAGCACCGCGGATGA
- the lepB gene encoding signal peptidase I, producing the protein MQLENRKRKSWLKEIKEWTVSLGIAMAVALLFQNYVYAQSEVQNVSMQNTLVAGQRLIEDKWSYHFHEPRHGDIVIINGPESDLRLIKRVVGLPGDVIDIQNGQVFLNGEAINEDYVKGQTFAGSIPIPFTVKEGQLFVMGDNREHSFDSRAIGPISRSSIEGKAVFRIWPLPKFGSLSE; encoded by the coding sequence ATGCAATTAGAAAATCGCAAACGAAAGAGCTGGCTAAAAGAAATAAAGGAATGGACAGTGTCGCTGGGCATAGCAATGGCTGTAGCACTGCTGTTTCAGAATTATGTGTACGCGCAATCCGAGGTCCAAAACGTCTCTATGCAAAATACACTTGTAGCCGGCCAACGTTTAATCGAGGACAAGTGGTCCTATCATTTTCACGAGCCGCGACATGGAGATATTGTCATTATTAATGGACCAGAAAGCGACTTGCGTCTTATTAAACGAGTGGTTGGATTGCCAGGGGACGTCATTGATATCCAAAATGGACAGGTTTTCTTAAACGGAGAAGCTATCAATGAGGATTATGTTAAAGGCCAAACGTTTGCCGGCAGCATACCGATTCCTTTTACAGTAAAGGAAGGACAGCTATTCGTTATGGGCGATAATCGAGAGCATAGCTTTGATAGCCGGGCAATCGGTCCGATTTCTAGATCTAGTATTGAAGGAAAAGCTGTTTTTCGCATATGGCCGCTGCCTAAGTTCGGATCACTAAGCGAATAG
- a CDS encoding DUF4184 family protein, protein MPHTFAHPLFAAPLKKIIPSLSLTGLILGSMSPDFEYFVSMQPFRSIGHSVLGLLLLVLPACIAFSLVFHRIVKPALPELLPDIGSMKPYAAYLNRPWSLATWQEWMRFILSVIIGFLTHVFVDHFTHSSGWFVQRIPFLQKIIIGDELYHILQHFLTLSGFAAAGIYGLNHYFAWKKKQRKQSSGIRMHSSSRKLWGLLFFAALAMFLGKLLFSDHIFSISIWAVAPITSVLFGVYLAAMLHSAKKAHQTKRAVLILFVLVLFIVVYKLWSLHSEFSIAIWVVYNGVLAIILSVSAFLVRKNDSPFKLM, encoded by the coding sequence ATGCCGCATACCTTTGCCCATCCCTTGTTCGCTGCACCGCTAAAGAAGATCATCCCAAGCTTGAGCTTAACGGGTTTGATTCTAGGCAGCATGTCACCGGATTTCGAATATTTTGTCTCTATGCAGCCGTTTCGAAGCATCGGACATTCCGTATTAGGTTTACTATTGCTTGTGCTGCCTGCGTGCATTGCTTTTTCATTAGTCTTCCACCGCATTGTGAAGCCGGCACTGCCGGAGTTGCTTCCAGATATCGGTTCAATGAAGCCATATGCTGCTTATTTGAACCGTCCTTGGTCTCTAGCCACATGGCAAGAATGGATGCGTTTTATTTTATCAGTAATCATTGGTTTTTTAACTCATGTATTTGTAGATCATTTTACGCATAGCAGCGGCTGGTTCGTACAACGAATTCCTTTTTTGCAAAAAATAATAATAGGTGATGAGCTCTATCATATCCTTCAGCATTTTCTCACCCTCTCAGGCTTCGCGGCAGCAGGGATTTATGGATTGAATCATTATTTTGCATGGAAGAAAAAACAGAGAAAGCAGTCAAGCGGCATAAGGATGCATAGCTCATCTAGAAAGCTGTGGGGACTGCTTTTCTTTGCTGCGCTCGCTATGTTTTTGGGAAAGCTTTTATTCTCAGACCATATCTTTTCCATCAGCATTTGGGCGGTTGCTCCGATAACCTCGGTTTTGTTTGGCGTTTATCTAGCAGCAATGCTTCATTCCGCCAAAAAGGCGCATCAAACAAAACGAGCCGTATTGATTTTATTCGTGCTTGTTCTGTTTATTGTTGTCTATAAGCTTTGGTCTCTTCATTCGGAGTTTTCAATTGCAATTTGGGTTGTATACAATGGGGTATTAGCGATTATCCTTAGTGTGAGTGCATTTTTGGTGCGAAAAAATGACAGTCCCTTTAAATTAATGTAA
- a CDS encoding HAMP domain-containing sensor histidine kinase: MSIRVKLYMSYLAMVFVPFILMITFMVFIFFAGGIEDIRQYFDKEHNEPYRQALVYGELSYVLQNDTGKLEDEAYLNDIQKRLGELWAGHVISKNGVVIAVAPFLEEAAPGEDWQKLLDQPPAKVTFRKYHFETFKTVFNYPDGSTGTMVLFRRNDTVPIYWRPVSAAFSLTFIGLTSLLLTYFVSRSIIKPIKRLEAAALQIKDGDLSHKVVATTKGEIGQLSNAFEDMRVRLKHSIDQSLQYDENRKMLLSHISHDLKTPISAIKGYVEGIMDGIANTDEKRRRYMETIYRKATDMDQLIDELFLFSKLDLHKVAFDFKEIDITRYLEHFLEEQRFDLDKSGVALHYSSSDAKPLLIAADPDKLSRVLTNILNNCVKYMGDNTGSDSQDIKVSVKEQGAFILVEIEDTGPGIEEDDLPYIFDRFYRAEQSRNLETGGSGLGLAIVKQIIEGHGGIVWAENAEHGGARFCLKLPQSVAAKTVDVHEQHTDY, encoded by the coding sequence GTGTCCATTCGAGTGAAGCTGTATATGTCTTACTTGGCCATGGTGTTTGTACCGTTTATTCTAATGATTACTTTTATGGTGTTCATTTTTTTTGCAGGCGGAATTGAGGACATTCGCCAATATTTTGATAAAGAACACAACGAGCCTTATCGTCAAGCTCTAGTGTATGGCGAGCTTTCTTATGTACTGCAAAATGACACTGGAAAGCTGGAGGATGAAGCATATCTGAACGATATCCAAAAGAGGCTGGGAGAGCTGTGGGCAGGGCATGTCATCTCAAAGAATGGGGTAGTAATTGCGGTTGCTCCTTTTTTGGAGGAAGCAGCTCCAGGTGAAGACTGGCAAAAATTGTTGGACCAGCCTCCAGCTAAGGTTACTTTTCGAAAGTATCATTTTGAAACATTCAAGACAGTTTTTAATTATCCAGATGGAAGCACAGGAACGATGGTTCTGTTCAGACGCAACGATACAGTGCCGATTTATTGGAGACCAGTGTCGGCTGCCTTTTCCTTGACCTTTATTGGTTTGACGAGCTTGCTGCTTACTTATTTCGTTTCTAGAAGCATAATAAAACCAATAAAAAGGCTGGAAGCGGCTGCGCTGCAAATTAAGGATGGTGATTTATCTCATAAAGTCGTAGCAACGACGAAGGGGGAAATCGGACAGCTTAGCAACGCTTTCGAGGATATGCGAGTAAGATTAAAGCATTCTATTGATCAAAGCCTTCAATATGATGAGAACCGTAAAATGCTGCTTTCGCATATTTCACATGATTTGAAAACACCGATTTCGGCTATCAAAGGTTATGTGGAAGGCATTATGGATGGCATCGCCAATACGGATGAGAAGCGAAGGCGCTATATGGAAACCATCTATCGCAAAGCTACGGATATGGATCAATTAATTGATGAGCTGTTTCTATTTTCGAAGCTTGATCTCCATAAGGTTGCCTTTGATTTTAAAGAGATTGATATTACTCGTTATTTGGAGCATTTTTTGGAAGAGCAGCGATTTGATTTGGATAAGTCGGGAGTTGCGCTGCATTATTCCAGTTCAGATGCGAAACCGCTCTTAATTGCTGCAGACCCCGATAAGCTTAGCCGTGTATTAACTAATATTTTGAATAACTGTGTCAAATATATGGGAGACAACACGGGGAGTGACTCCCAAGATATTAAGGTAAGCGTAAAGGAACAGGGGGCATTTATCTTGGTGGAAATCGAAGACACAGGTCCTGGAATTGAAGAAGACGATCTGCCCTATATTTTCGATCGTTTTTATCGTGCGGAGCAATCGCGCAACCTGGAAACAGGCGGGAGTGGACTGGGGCTTGCGATTGTCAAACAAATTATTGAAGGGCATGGCGGTATCGTATGGGCGGAAAATGCAGAGCATGGCGGTGCCAGATTCTGTCTGAAGCTTCCCCAATCGGTAGCTGCCAAAACGGTGGATGTGCATGAGCAACATACTGATTATTGA
- a CDS encoding response regulator transcription factor, which translates to MSNILIIEDEKAIAELERDYLESHGFAVQIEGRGDIGLEKALEGKFDLIILDVMLPKIDGFEICRQIRQKVNIPILLVTAKKEDIDKIRGLGLGADDYMTKPFSPSELVARVKAHLARYERLTMDKSERGDQVRIRGLFIDKPSRRVMIHDKEAMLTSKEYELLLLLASHPNRVFEKEELFERIWGMDSNGDAATVTVHIRRLREKIEHDPSKPQYIETIWGVGYRFKV; encoded by the coding sequence ATGAGCAACATACTGATTATTGAAGATGAGAAAGCCATTGCCGAGCTGGAACGCGATTACTTGGAGAGCCACGGTTTTGCTGTGCAAATCGAAGGGAGAGGCGACATTGGCCTTGAGAAAGCGTTGGAAGGAAAATTTGATCTCATTATTTTAGATGTGATGCTTCCGAAGATCGATGGTTTTGAGATTTGTCGGCAAATTAGGCAGAAGGTTAACATTCCAATATTATTGGTTACTGCCAAAAAGGAAGATATTGATAAAATTAGAGGTCTCGGCCTAGGTGCGGATGACTACATGACGAAGCCGTTCAGTCCAAGTGAGCTGGTAGCACGTGTAAAAGCACATTTGGCGCGTTATGAGCGGTTAACTATGGATAAATCGGAACGTGGAGATCAGGTTCGCATTCGAGGATTATTTATAGACAAGCCGTCTCGCAGAGTGATGATCCATGATAAGGAGGCGATGCTCACCTCAAAGGAATATGAGCTGCTTTTATTGCTCGCTTCGCATCCGAACCGAGTTTTTGAAAAAGAAGAGCTATTCGAGCGCATATGGGGGATGGATTCAAACGGTGACGCAGCTACGGTAACGGTACATATTCGGAGGCTGCGCGAAAAAATAGAGCATGACCCGTCTAAACCCCAATATATCGAGACGATTTGGGGAGTAGGCTATCGCTTTAAAGTTTAG